The following nucleotide sequence is from Corylus avellana chromosome ca7, CavTom2PMs-1.0.
GTATACTTCAAATGTCATCCTTGACCAATATGAGCCATTACTTGTCAACATGTATTTCTAAACTATCACAAATTAGCACTTGCACCCCTCGTCCAAATAGAGGAGAATATACGGATATTATCCAAAATTCCttaataatgttatttataaaGACCTGGGCAGCCATCAACTAAACTCATCAATCACCATGGCAGAAGAAGTGAAGCTTTTTAGGAACTGGGCAGGTCCATTTGCTTTAAGGGTCGTTTGGGCGCTTCAACTAAAGGGCGTTCCATATGATACCATATATGAAGATCTCTCCGAGAAGAGCTCTTTGCTTCTCCACTATAATCCCATCCATAAGAAGGTTCCGGTGCTTGTGCATAATGGAAAACCATTAGCAGAGTCGCTTGTAATTCTTGAATATATTGAAGAGACCTGGAAGCAGACTCCCTTATTTCCTGAAGATCCTTATGAACGATCCACCGCACGCTTCTGGGCAAGATTTGGAGATGATCAGGTAAAGTAACCACTCTATATATAGCagcgattttttttattttatatttttttcgcAGCAAATTTTAGAGATCTCGATCCTGTTTTCCTGATAACTATGAACTACTCTGTATTATGTTCACCTATAAACCTgaatttcttaattttcaatATTGATGCTTGTTAATATGAGGATATGTTGTGTGTTGCTGTAGCTTATGCCTTCCGTATTCAATGTTTTTATCAAGCAAGGGAAAGAGCAAGAGGAAGCAATCGCCAGAGCCCAGGGGGACTTGAAATATTTGGAAGAAGAGCTGAGAGGGAAGAAGTTCTTCAGTGGAGAGAAAATTGGATTTTTAGATCTTGCATTTGGTTGGGTTGCTAATTTGGTTAGTGTATTTGAGGAGATACAGGGCTTGACATTGATAGAACATGAAAAGTATCCATTGTTGTTAGCATGGATTCAGAACTTCATTGATGCTCCAATAATCAAAGAAAGCTGGCCACCTCGAGACAAGCTGATCACCAAATACCGTGCTCGTATTGAATTCTACAGTTCAAAAGAGGCCGCAAAGAAATGAGTTCTTGATCTCCAACTTCAAATGATAGCAGAGCAATTGAAATGTTGGAGTTGCTTTACTAGTGTTTGCTTCTTAGTTGAAACATTAACATGTTTGCGAATAAAGGGTTTATTGTAATTGTTCATTCTGACCATAAGGAAACAAGTCCATCTCCTGCTCTTTGGCCGAAGTGGTACAATGctcatttctttttctacaCTTATAACCATCCTCTTTTATTCAGCTCTAGCATTATCACTTTCTCTTCCCTTACTTATTGAAAGGTACTTTACACACTTATTgaattgttcttttttgttcGTCTTTGTTATATCAAATTTGTTAAAGAAatggttaaatgattaaatttacattttcatataaatttaagttttttgaataattggtaatttaacatagtatcaaagctAAAGGTCATGAGATTGAATCTTGACTCTGTCCAATcactctcatttaaattaaatatttcacgtattgggtctctattaaaataaagtttgattCCACACATGAggaagagtgttaaagtaatgattaaatgcttatatttactttttccaattagcttaagcttttaggataaccGGTGATTTAACAAAATTGTTTACTTTGGTGCCCAAACTGACATAATTGATCAACACTTGCTGGTTTTGGTATAGTTCGACAACACTTCCTCGATCGATTGGTTAGGGGGTGATTTTCGATGACCGAACCCAATCAATCCGACATTAAtaatcagaaaagaaaaaattaaaaataaaaataaaaatttcatggTCGGACTTGTTTCCTTATGATCAGAATAAACAATTACAATAAACCCTTTATTCGCAAACATGTTAATGTTTCAACTAACAAGCAAACAGTTGTAAAGCAACTCCAACATTTCAATTGCTCTGCTATCATTTGAAGTTGGAGATCAAGAGAAGGCTTTGCAAGCCATCTCATTTCTCTGCTGCCTCTTTTGAAATGTAGGCTTCAAGAAGAGCATGGAATTTGGTGATCAGTTTGTCTCGAGGTGGCCagttttctttgattattggGGCATCCATGAAATTCTGAATCCATGCTAACAACAATGGATGCTTTTCATGTTCTATCAATGTCAAGCCCTTTAACTCCTCTAACACACTGACCAAATTAGCAAGCCAACCAAATGCAATATCTACAAATCCAATTTTCTCTCCACTGAAGAACTTCTTCCCTCTCAGTTCTTCTTCCAAATATTTCAAGTTCCCCTGGGCTGTGACCATTGCTTCCTCTTGCTCCTTCCCTTGCTTGATAAAAACATTCCATATGGAAGGCACAACCTACAGCAACACACAACATATCGTCATGTTAACAAGTATCACCATTGCCAGAACTCCTTGGCTGGAAGAGTAAGCAGTTTCAACTTtctgaaaattaacaaattcaGGTTTATAGTTGAACATAATACAGAGTAGTTGCTAGTTATCAGGATCGGGATCTCTAAATTAAATTCACGGTCCGAATTGCATACAATTTAAATAGTTTTACGGTAGATGCATGATTTACTTTTTCTCAAGTaactttgttaaaatattaattaaatgattaaatttatttatttttttaacaacttaaacttttgaaacaaatgatgatttaatatggtatcaaagttaAAGAATTTGAGTTCGAATCTTAATTCCATAATTTATATACGTAATTTAGATATAACTCCATATATATCATGTATGGGACCTACTTATTCTTGAGCAAGTAGCTAGGCTCCCACTTCGAACTGCCCAAAATAGGTGAGCCCTACGGACTTCTTGTATTACATGCAATTCACTGAGATTATTTCAGGAAGTCAGGAACAGGACATAATTCTGGCTATATAAGAGTGGTTACTTTACCTTATCGTCTCCAAATTTTGCCCAGAAGCGTGCGGTGGCTCGTTCGTAAGGATCTTCAGGCAATAAGGGAGTTTGTTTCTAGGTCTCCTCACTATATTCAAGAATTACAAGTGACTCTGCTAATGGTTTGCCATTATGCACAAGCACAGGGACCTTCTTATGCAGTGGCGGATCCAGGAGTTGATTTTACCGggggcgtcaataaaataataaaatataatgataaataattttttttctctttatatattatatttttattataatatggtaaatacaataataaaaaaaaattataccacaatatatgtatcacaaaaagcatatttatatgctaaattgatatattagttaccatgtaggcactagtacaaaagtaaaggaaaatacaaaatacaaagtgcctaaaattgTATTCTATGTAgtcttagagaaacaaaatcattaagtaTTAAATCTGAATCGAAGCTTTCAGTAATTCCTCTTTCAATGTAGACAAGTAAATTATCTTTAAGaaatttatctttcattttgctACGAAGTgttgttttaataattgtttacttctcatactctaatgatattataataaaattattagcatattccgatagttattagcctaaaatgaattaataaaaagaacaaatctaagattggtaataatcttctgaaacttgttgatgcttaaaaaaattccaaagtACTATATAAAacgcaccaaaaaaaaaaaaaaacaacaacaacaacaatattgttttagaataagataaacaaaatgccaaatattgataaataaacattaaatttcttgacttttttttttttttttttaatgtgaaaccGAAACGGCCGGAggagttttttactttttttattattttttttaaaaaaacaaaattttgttacctgg
It contains:
- the LOC132187681 gene encoding glutathione transferase GST 23-like, with product MAEEVKLFRNWAGPFALRVVWALQLKGVPYDTIYEDLSEKSSLLLHYNPIHKKVPVLVHNGKPLAESLVILEYIEETWKQTPLFPEDPYERSTARFWARFGDDQLMPSVFNVFIKQGKEQEEAIARAQGDLKYLEEELRGKKFFSGEKIGFLDLAFGWVANLVSVFEEIQGLTLIEHEKYPLLLAWIQNFIDAPIIKESWPPRDKLITKYRARIEFYSSKEAAKK